A window of Cohnella herbarum contains these coding sequences:
- a CDS encoding carbohydrate ABC transporter permease translates to MRNLPQSAKTSNDMTIKPMRGLVAFLLAIYSVLTVYPLFWLLISAFKTDQDFFLRPFGIPRDWLASNLERAWSVGHMGQGFLNSIIVTAASLVLTLLVGSIAAHIVARYRFKLKPLVMGLFMIGMLIPIHSTLVPLFIMMKQMNILNSYAALLFPYTAFALPTAIFIVSAFMSSVPRDLEEAAMMDGNGLWGVFWRVMLPISRPALATTGILSFLQFWNDYAFALIFISNNALKTLPLSLSIFTTGYSTNYGLTMAAIAIAAVPTIVIYLLLQEQVMKGMTAGAVKG, encoded by the coding sequence ATGAGAAATTTACCGCAATCCGCAAAGACGTCCAACGACATGACCATTAAACCTATGAGAGGCCTTGTCGCCTTCCTGCTAGCCATATATTCTGTGCTGACCGTATATCCCCTTTTCTGGCTTCTTATCAGCGCGTTCAAGACGGATCAGGACTTTTTTCTAAGGCCTTTCGGGATTCCGCGGGATTGGCTGGCGAGCAATCTTGAACGGGCTTGGTCCGTGGGCCATATGGGACAAGGGTTCTTGAATTCGATTATCGTAACCGCTGCGTCCTTGGTGCTTACATTACTTGTCGGATCGATCGCCGCGCATATTGTCGCACGGTACCGGTTCAAGCTGAAGCCGCTCGTGATGGGGTTGTTCATGATCGGTATGCTTATCCCGATCCATAGCACCTTGGTTCCTCTATTCATCATGATGAAGCAGATGAACATCTTAAATAGCTACGCCGCTTTGTTGTTTCCTTACACGGCTTTTGCGTTGCCTACCGCGATCTTCATCGTGTCGGCTTTCATGTCGTCGGTTCCCCGGGATTTGGAGGAAGCGGCGATGATGGACGGCAACGGTCTTTGGGGCGTCTTTTGGCGAGTTATGCTACCGATATCGCGTCCCGCTCTAGCGACGACGGGAATTCTAAGCTTTCTGCAATTTTGGAACGACTATGCGTTCGCCTTAATTTTCATTAGCAATAACGCATTAAAGACACTTCCGCTGAGCTTAAGCATTTTTACGACGGGATATTCGACGAATTACGGTCTCACCATGGCAGCGATTGCCATTGCGGCGGTTCCGACTATAGTCATCTATCTTTTGCTTCAAGAACAGGTCATGAAAGGCATGACAGCCGGCGCCGTAAAAGGATAG
- a CDS encoding alpha-mannosidase yields the protein MSRYESILAEMHALQPKHYWSERILGQLGYAVKLSKLNNGEFDGLLAEVVTDLSLQVEKSGVISKELAMETEGKLSALSVEAKRYRMICAGHAHIDMNWMWGWDETVSVTLDTFRTVLDLMRQYPDFRFSQSQAAIYKIVEDHAPEMLDEIKRRIKEGRWEVTASHWVEADKNMPNGESLSRHLLYTKRYLSRLLDLGSDSFDLDFEPDTFGHSENVPEILADGGVKYYYHCRGDEGHQIYRWIAPSGRSVTAYREPIWYNGEITAEMAWYVPEFCGRHGLNTMLKVYGVGDHGGGPTRRDIERIKDMAAWPIYPSVSFGTFRDFFRLTDAIVERLPEVRGERNFVFTGCYTSQSRIKMANRYGEAALKEAETFGTFAALAAGFSYRNEVLSDAWKNVLFNQFHDILPGSGVVATREHAMGLFQNTMASANSVRKLAMQRIADSIDTSEFGSAEEGNKRTTSEGSGAGFLADRYRISHVERGAGKTRIFHLFNSASFEREEACEITIWDWNGDIAAIQAAEDQGMSIRHQVVDHGFNPYWGHHYLTLLIFARVPAFGYATFVLTEGERTIPTPPYPDPRKEQPVSAIVLENGNLIASFDRENASLVSLIDKKSGREMIGNTDVRVANSAVFRFIVEDTDTEMTAWYVGRYKSSASLHKEARIRDVNVGKGRLRQSFAYEIPFANSLLKVTVSLDEDSDCLAFEAECDWQEKGGRDSGIPQLGFHVPLAYGCESYKYDVPYGVIKREALEMDVPATSWALGESKEPASASLMLVTDSKYGYRGCGQALNVSLIRSSYDPDPYPELGIHRFRIGLIVIAETGNRELSDRGDRFNHPLNMVSGTFHSGNLPSNDSFLQLEEGSIAISAVKMAEDGGDGVIIRYYETDGNGGQAVLRLSRPIKKVERIDVHEQGITGEGWVRFSGRQAILSVKPYELAAVRIELE from the coding sequence ATGAGCAGATACGAATCTATACTCGCGGAAATGCACGCATTGCAGCCGAAGCATTATTGGAGCGAGAGAATTTTGGGCCAATTAGGGTATGCAGTGAAATTATCCAAGTTAAATAACGGCGAATTCGACGGACTTCTGGCTGAAGTCGTAACGGATCTGTCCCTCCAGGTAGAAAAATCGGGCGTCATTTCGAAGGAATTGGCGATGGAAACGGAGGGAAAGCTTTCGGCTCTGTCCGTGGAGGCTAAGCGTTATCGAATGATCTGCGCGGGACATGCCCATATCGATATGAATTGGATGTGGGGTTGGGACGAAACGGTGTCCGTCACGTTGGATACTTTTCGTACGGTCCTCGATTTAATGCGGCAATATCCCGATTTCCGGTTTTCACAATCCCAGGCGGCGATTTACAAAATCGTCGAAGACCATGCACCGGAGATGCTGGACGAGATCAAGCGAAGGATCAAGGAGGGGCGCTGGGAAGTTACGGCGTCCCATTGGGTCGAAGCGGACAAGAACATGCCGAACGGGGAAAGCCTTTCCCGGCATTTGCTATATACGAAGCGTTATTTATCGCGTTTGCTAGACTTGGGTTCGGATTCGTTTGATCTCGATTTCGAGCCCGATACGTTCGGTCACAGCGAGAACGTACCGGAGATTCTGGCGGACGGCGGAGTCAAGTACTACTATCATTGCCGAGGAGACGAAGGACATCAGATCTATCGTTGGATCGCGCCTTCGGGGAGATCGGTTACGGCATACCGGGAGCCGATCTGGTACAACGGGGAAATCACTGCCGAGATGGCATGGTATGTGCCTGAGTTTTGCGGACGTCACGGGTTGAATACGATGCTGAAGGTCTATGGGGTCGGCGATCATGGAGGCGGACCGACGAGGCGCGATATTGAGCGGATTAAGGATATGGCCGCTTGGCCTATCTATCCTTCGGTCTCATTCGGCACTTTCCGAGACTTCTTCCGGTTGACGGACGCAATAGTCGAACGGTTGCCTGAAGTCAGGGGAGAGCGGAACTTTGTGTTTACAGGCTGTTACACGAGCCAGAGTCGGATCAAGATGGCCAACCGTTATGGCGAAGCGGCGCTTAAAGAAGCGGAAACGTTCGGTACCTTCGCGGCATTGGCCGCGGGGTTCTCCTATCGGAATGAGGTATTGAGCGATGCTTGGAAAAACGTCTTGTTTAATCAGTTTCACGACATTCTGCCCGGCTCAGGTGTCGTAGCAACCCGGGAACATGCGATGGGATTGTTCCAGAATACGATGGCGTCGGCCAATAGCGTACGCAAATTAGCCATGCAGCGAATCGCCGATTCGATCGATACTTCCGAATTCGGTAGTGCGGAGGAAGGTAACAAGCGCACGACTTCGGAAGGCTCCGGCGCCGGGTTCCTCGCGGATCGGTATCGGATTAGCCATGTGGAGCGGGGAGCGGGGAAAACGCGGATCTTCCACTTGTTCAATTCGGCTTCGTTCGAACGGGAAGAAGCGTGCGAGATCACGATTTGGGATTGGAACGGAGACATCGCGGCCATCCAAGCGGCGGAAGATCAAGGGATGTCGATCCGTCATCAGGTCGTCGATCACGGATTCAATCCTTACTGGGGACATCATTATTTGACTCTTTTGATCTTCGCGAGGGTTCCTGCATTCGGCTATGCCACCTTTGTTCTGACGGAAGGGGAGAGGACGATTCCGACGCCTCCTTACCCGGATCCCCGCAAAGAACAACCGGTCAGCGCCATCGTACTGGAGAACGGCAATCTCATTGCATCATTCGATCGCGAGAACGCTTCGCTTGTGTCTTTGATCGACAAGAAATCGGGAAGGGAGATGATCGGAAATACGGATGTTCGAGTCGCGAACTCCGCCGTATTTCGCTTCATTGTAGAGGATACGGATACAGAGATGACGGCTTGGTACGTAGGCCGGTACAAAAGTTCCGCGAGTCTTCATAAGGAAGCAAGAATACGGGACGTTAACGTGGGCAAAGGTCGGCTTAGACAGTCGTTCGCTTACGAAATCCCGTTTGCGAATTCGTTATTAAAGGTTACCGTCAGTTTGGATGAAGACAGCGACTGTCTCGCCTTCGAAGCGGAGTGCGATTGGCAGGAAAAAGGGGGACGGGACAGTGGAATCCCTCAACTCGGTTTCCATGTTCCGCTGGCTTATGGTTGCGAGAGTTATAAGTACGACGTGCCATATGGCGTCATTAAGCGTGAGGCGTTGGAGATGGACGTCCCTGCAACATCGTGGGCCCTTGGCGAGAGCAAGGAACCCGCAAGCGCTTCGCTTATGTTGGTCACGGATTCGAAGTACGGCTACCGCGGATGCGGACAAGCTCTGAACGTATCGCTTATTCGCAGCTCTTACGACCCGGATCCTTATCCCGAACTCGGCATCCATCGCTTCCGCATCGGTCTGATCGTAATCGCGGAGACGGGCAATCGAGAGTTGTCCGACCGGGGGGACCGCTTTAATCACCCTCTTAACATGGTATCGGGAACCTTTCACTCAGGAAATCTCCCGTCGAATGATAGCTTCCTCCAGCTTGAGGAAGGATCGATCGCAATTTCTGCCGTTAAAATGGCGGAGGATGGGGGAGATGGTGTGATCATTCGTTATTACGAGACCGACGGCAACGGGGGACAAGCCGTTCTGCGGTTATCGCGCCCGATCAAAAAAGTAGAGCGGATAGACGTTCATGAGCAGGGAATAACGGGTGAAGGTTGGGTGCGGTTCAGTGGGCGGCAGGCGATATTATCGGTTAAGCCTTACGAGCTGGCTGCCGTACGCATCGAGCTCGAATGA
- a CDS encoding extracellular solute-binding protein, whose product MQLKKMWILALSLVMAFGLITACGNNDSSSSNTGAAEGTSTGTASNASEAPAEKVKLSFWHTWTGDDNLTKAYLNLIVQFQKDHPNIVLDIQAMPMDAYKTRLKTAAAANEMPDVFLTWAGAMTKELAAGKAVKPLNDLLDGKPEWKNAFLANSFNDFTVEGQIYSVPMELTPTSLVYYNQSFFDQYGVKVPATWDELKQAVETFKENKVIPIALGDKAAWLAQSSIMSALGDRVTGTEWFLNAASQNGAKFTDPEFVQALTYLQELAKIGAFQEGFISIDNAGQQQLYNQGKAAMFIEGAWAVTNLVAQSPKEILDATHVTILPSIPGGKGKANSTSGVAGVGPAISASMEEAKKEAAHELVYALAGPEAQRMSLENNKLVSYKIDVPADKVSPLFAELNQLIGTLELSPVYDAVLTSAGTDAVNNGLQELLLGGDPQKIAAKIQDAVVKSTNK is encoded by the coding sequence ATGCAATTGAAGAAGATGTGGATACTTGCCTTATCGCTGGTCATGGCATTCGGTTTGATAACCGCTTGCGGCAATAACGACTCGTCAAGCTCTAACACGGGGGCGGCTGAAGGAACAAGTACGGGAACTGCTTCTAATGCCTCCGAGGCACCCGCGGAAAAAGTAAAGCTGTCGTTCTGGCACACTTGGACTGGCGACGACAACCTAACGAAAGCTTATCTAAATCTAATCGTTCAATTCCAGAAGGATCATCCGAATATTGTCCTGGATATTCAAGCCATGCCTATGGATGCCTACAAGACTCGCTTAAAGACGGCGGCTGCAGCCAATGAAATGCCGGACGTCTTCCTCACGTGGGCAGGTGCGATGACGAAAGAACTGGCAGCCGGTAAAGCGGTCAAACCGCTGAACGACCTGTTGGACGGCAAACCGGAGTGGAAGAATGCCTTTCTGGCCAATTCGTTTAACGATTTTACGGTCGAAGGTCAAATCTACAGCGTTCCGATGGAGCTGACGCCGACTTCTCTAGTTTACTATAATCAATCGTTCTTTGACCAATACGGCGTTAAAGTTCCCGCGACTTGGGACGAGCTTAAGCAAGCAGTGGAAACGTTCAAGGAAAACAAAGTCATCCCGATCGCTCTCGGAGATAAAGCCGCTTGGCTTGCCCAATCTAGCATTATGAGCGCTTTAGGAGACCGCGTGACGGGAACGGAATGGTTCCTGAATGCCGCTTCGCAGAACGGGGCGAAGTTTACCGATCCCGAGTTCGTGCAGGCTCTGACATATTTGCAGGAGCTTGCTAAGATCGGAGCGTTCCAAGAAGGATTCATCAGCATCGATAACGCCGGGCAACAGCAATTGTACAATCAAGGCAAAGCGGCTATGTTCATCGAAGGCGCTTGGGCGGTTACGAATCTGGTCGCTCAATCTCCCAAAGAAATTCTCGACGCGACGCACGTGACCATTCTTCCTTCGATTCCGGGGGGAAAAGGGAAAGCGAACTCCACTTCCGGCGTCGCCGGCGTTGGCCCCGCGATCAGTGCGAGCATGGAAGAAGCGAAAAAAGAAGCTGCTCACGAATTGGTATACGCCTTAGCGGGACCGGAAGCTCAGCGAATGAGCCTGGAGAACAATAAGCTCGTCAGCTACAAAATAGACGTCCCGGCAGATAAAGTATCGCCCTTGTTCGCCGAACTCAACCAGTTGATCGGAACGCTGGAGTTGTCTCCCGTATACGATGCCGTACTGACTTCCGCAGGCACGGATGCGGTCAATAACGGATTGCAGGAATTGCTGCTCGGGGGCGATCCGCAGAAGATCGCAGCTAAAATTCAAGACGCGGTGGTTAAATCCACAAACAAATAA
- a CDS encoding helix-turn-helix domain-containing protein yields MRQRNNAFKEVRYKAAQEALAGMKAGVLARKYDVTPKTIRAWVVEYQETFGADSLPTIDERVMESKRLADLEEKYERALKALGQKELEIEVLRELVKKTNPASMTNSTLPRRSLSRDIQ; encoded by the coding sequence ATGAGACAGCGAAATAATGCCTTTAAGGAAGTACGTTACAAAGCAGCACAAGAGGCTCTTGCGGGAATGAAAGCAGGCGTGCTGGCCAGAAAGTATGACGTGACTCCGAAAACAATTAGAGCATGGGTAGTGGAATATCAAGAGACGTTTGGGGCAGATTCATTGCCAACGATCGACGAACGAGTTATGGAGTCCAAGCGACTTGCAGATCTGGAAGAAAAGTACGAGCGTGCATTAAAGGCGTTAGGGCAAAAAGAGTTAGAGATCGAGGTGCTGCGCGAACTCGTAAAAAAGACGAACCCTGCCTCAATGACAAACTCGACGTTGCCCAGACGTTCATTGAGCAGGGACATACAGTAG
- a CDS encoding IS3 family transposase, with amino-acid sequence MGAASSTYYERKKASREDTTTETKMPLRGRPVTKHSLTVCGNVISNAQIEEWLMELVSGEEHSYGYLLLTECLHVQRQLIINKKKVYRLCKKLGILHPQRRKKVHYPRRLARNHTITGSNQVWQLDIKYGYVAGYDQFFYIADMIDVYDRSIVGIHIGTNCEAKHVCEAVKKALQSRLKPEESKPIIRTDNGPQFISKAFGELCEAEGIMHERIPPKTPNMNAYIESFHATLERDLLGKESFESFQEAHEAVRNYIDFYNNRRMHRSLGKRSPTAFMKWVEQTTDSLEKYTRAV; translated from the coding sequence GTGGGGGCCGCGTCTTCGACGTACTACGAACGAAAGAAAGCATCACGTGAGGATACAACTACAGAAACAAAAATGCCACTCCGAGGACGCCCTGTAACTAAGCATTCTCTAACGGTTTGCGGAAACGTAATAAGTAATGCACAGATTGAAGAGTGGTTAATGGAGCTGGTGTCTGGCGAAGAGCATAGCTACGGCTATCTGTTGTTAACAGAATGCTTACACGTACAGCGCCAACTCATCATCAATAAGAAAAAAGTGTACCGCCTCTGTAAGAAGCTCGGTATTCTTCATCCGCAACGACGTAAGAAGGTTCACTATCCAAGGCGCCTAGCACGCAATCACACGATAACAGGTTCCAACCAAGTCTGGCAGCTCGATATTAAGTATGGATACGTTGCGGGGTATGATCAGTTTTTCTACATCGCAGATATGATCGACGTTTACGATCGCAGTATCGTCGGCATCCATATCGGTACGAATTGCGAAGCCAAACACGTATGCGAAGCTGTGAAAAAGGCGTTACAGTCACGTCTAAAGCCCGAAGAGAGCAAGCCGATCATTCGCACCGATAACGGCCCCCAATTTATCAGCAAGGCGTTTGGAGAGTTATGCGAAGCAGAGGGAATTATGCATGAGCGCATTCCTCCAAAGACACCTAATATGAATGCATACATCGAGTCCTTTCATGCCACCCTTGAGCGAGATCTGCTTGGAAAAGAGAGCTTTGAATCTTTTCAGGAGGCACACGAAGCTGTACGGAATTACATTGATTTTTACAACAACCGCCGCATGCACAGAAGCCTGGGAAAACGGTCCCCAACGGCTTTCATGAAGTGGGTGGAGCAAACGACTGATTCTTTAGAAAAGTACACTCGAGCCGTTTAA
- a CDS encoding carbohydrate ABC transporter permease, which translates to MPTSRRLKWFIFIGLTPAVSIFVVFAIAPMIWSMYYGFYDWSGIGDSKFIKLENYKETFGDPVFWKALKNNMIVVVASVFGQVPIALVLALALRKTSLFQRIVRGAVFLPMVLSSVVIGMIWQYMYHPQVGILNFALEWLHLGSLKRQWLGDPDIAMYSLTVPIIWNYVGLYLLLFMAALSNTPAEVDDAAKIDGASGLKKLFLVTLPMIRGTIQVAVILCIAGSLKAFDLVFVMTGGGPAHGTELLATYMYNNTFNIYRFGYGSAISTVTIFISFIFIAISQLLLRRDQRQQ; encoded by the coding sequence ATGCCGACATCAAGACGATTAAAATGGTTTATTTTTATCGGATTAACCCCCGCGGTTTCCATCTTCGTAGTTTTCGCTATTGCGCCGATGATCTGGTCGATGTATTACGGATTTTACGATTGGTCCGGAATCGGGGATTCCAAGTTTATCAAGCTCGAGAATTACAAGGAAACGTTCGGCGACCCCGTGTTCTGGAAAGCTCTGAAGAATAACATGATCGTCGTGGTCGCTTCTGTGTTCGGGCAGGTGCCGATCGCACTGGTACTGGCGTTGGCGCTAAGAAAAACGTCGCTCTTCCAGAGAATCGTAAGGGGAGCTGTTTTCCTTCCTATGGTTCTTTCTTCCGTAGTCATTGGAATGATCTGGCAATATATGTACCATCCGCAGGTCGGAATCTTAAACTTTGCGCTGGAATGGCTTCATTTGGGATCGCTGAAGAGACAGTGGCTAGGCGACCCGGATATCGCGATGTATTCTTTGACTGTGCCGATTATCTGGAACTATGTCGGGCTTTATTTGTTGCTGTTCATGGCCGCTCTGAGCAATACGCCTGCGGAAGTGGACGATGCCGCGAAGATCGACGGAGCGTCCGGCTTGAAGAAGCTGTTTCTTGTTACCCTTCCGATGATCCGGGGGACGATTCAGGTGGCGGTGATTTTATGCATCGCGGGAAGCCTGAAGGCTTTCGACCTTGTTTTCGTCATGACGGGAGGAGGCCCGGCACACGGTACCGAGTTGTTGGCGACCTATATGTACAATAACACGTTTAACATCTATCGCTTCGGTTACGGTAGCGCGATTTCCACGGTAACGATTTTCATCAGCTTTATTTTCATCGCGATAAGCCAGTTGCTTCTGCGACGGGATCAACGGCAGCAATAG
- a CDS encoding GntR family transcriptional regulator: MEQNKKPLHIQIREYIKGQIDGGILREGDQLPTEAELMSHFKVSRVTITTAIKHLVKEGLVYRIAGKGTFVRAAEPNHYMGNPHVKEISTKLIGFVMLPFRDDFTYRLLYGIEEACREAGFTLIVRSVFSQAEEQAAIREMVAAGAVGLIICPVDGESYNEEILQLRADNFPFVLVDRFLPGIQTNAVYSDHYQGGEMGTEYLAGLGHRKIGVVSSVKSKTSSAEDRFRGYLDFARQAILQVEPRHWLTRMDDELPYHEELNSMERIREWLTNNRDLTAVFALNPLDAVYVAKVAEAMSIRIPEDLAILSFDDPGIRDLHHPFFGFIEQNLEEIGVQAVNLLGETISDPATFRQIKIPVALRPGLSTGNKAFEAYAKGK; encoded by the coding sequence ATGGAGCAAAATAAGAAACCATTGCACATCCAAATCAGAGAATACATCAAGGGGCAAATCGACGGCGGAATCCTGAGGGAAGGCGATCAACTTCCCACGGAAGCGGAGCTCATGAGCCACTTCAAAGTCAGCCGGGTTACGATCACGACGGCCATTAAACATTTGGTCAAGGAAGGGCTCGTCTATAGAATCGCCGGGAAAGGGACATTCGTCAGGGCTGCCGAACCGAATCATTACATGGGCAACCCTCACGTGAAAGAGATCAGCACCAAGCTGATCGGTTTCGTGATGCTTCCTTTCCGTGATGACTTTACGTACCGTTTGCTTTATGGAATTGAGGAAGCTTGCCGTGAAGCAGGCTTTACACTCATCGTGAGATCCGTTTTCTCGCAGGCCGAGGAGCAGGCGGCGATCCGCGAGATGGTAGCCGCCGGAGCGGTCGGGCTCATCATCTGCCCGGTAGACGGCGAATCGTACAACGAGGAAATCTTGCAGCTGCGTGCCGATAATTTCCCCTTCGTGCTCGTGGATCGATTCCTTCCCGGGATCCAGACAAATGCCGTATACTCCGACCATTATCAAGGCGGAGAGATGGGAACCGAATATTTGGCCGGTTTGGGTCATCGCAAGATTGGAGTCGTTTCCTCGGTAAAATCCAAGACGTCGAGCGCCGAAGATCGTTTCCGCGGATACCTGGACTTCGCTCGGCAAGCGATATTACAGGTGGAACCGCGGCATTGGCTGACGCGAATGGACGATGAACTGCCTTACCACGAAGAACTCAATTCGATGGAGCGCATACGCGAGTGGTTAACGAACAATCGCGATCTTACCGCCGTCTTCGCGCTCAACCCGCTTGACGCCGTATACGTCGCTAAAGTCGCAGAAGCTATGAGTATCCGAATTCCCGAGGATCTAGCGATCCTTTCCTTCGACGATCCAGGCATTCGGGACTTGCACCACCCCTTCTTCGGCTTTATCGAACAAAATTTGGAAGAGATCGGCGTTCAAGCCGTCAATCTGCTTGGAGAGACCATTAGCGATCCCGCTACTTTTCGGCAGATCAAAATTCCGGTTGCCTTGCGGCCAGGCTTGTCGACCGGTAATAAAGCCTTTGAAGCATACGCGAAAGGGAAATAA
- the tnpC gene encoding IS66 family transposase, whose product MKLTSQQVNKICKDDEEIAGYFSALLTQNQQLTQLVEKQAVQIEKQTLQIEKLEKRVNELERQLGQNSDNSSKPPSSDGLRKQTNLRQSGGKMGAPKGHDGHTLRFSTSPDEIVVHSVSTCKHCAQSLDRVAVQGYTKRQVFDLPLPRLVVTEHRAEEKCCPRCHTRQRATFPDRVQAPVQYGEGFTAWTAYLNVYQLLPLDRISRLFSDLTGYHPSEATLLAQIKTMASVVADQEPVIRTHLLKQPFIHCDETPMRLNGKQQYLHTHSNAEWTLLAMHARRCGPALVDMGVLPSYTGIAVHDCLNSYFKPEFKFTHALCNAHLLRECQGIAEHDHHKWASDMKELLQRSWSLAKEARALDIPLSDQVLNEIDLRFDTILELGKTEWTKDAVREKTGPRGRKCKSKAANLGQRFELHKASILRFLYDARIPFDNNQAERDIRMSKVKQKISGCFRTATGGEQFASIRGFISTLLKQNLPLHASLVSALRGNFQFKTT is encoded by the coding sequence GTGAAACTAACTTCGCAACAAGTGAATAAGATTTGCAAGGACGACGAAGAAATTGCGGGTTATTTCAGTGCGCTCCTAACTCAAAACCAACAGTTGACCCAACTTGTCGAAAAGCAGGCCGTTCAAATTGAGAAGCAAACCCTCCAAATCGAGAAGTTAGAAAAGCGCGTTAACGAGTTAGAAAGACAACTCGGTCAAAATAGCGACAACAGCAGCAAACCGCCTTCCAGTGACGGATTGCGCAAACAAACTAATCTACGTCAATCTGGTGGCAAAATGGGCGCGCCCAAAGGCCATGATGGACATACGCTTCGTTTTAGCACTTCGCCGGACGAAATCGTCGTGCATTCGGTATCCACTTGTAAGCATTGTGCTCAATCCCTTGATAGGGTGGCCGTGCAAGGCTACACCAAGAGACAAGTATTCGACTTACCCCTTCCCCGTTTGGTTGTAACTGAGCATCGCGCGGAGGAGAAGTGTTGCCCTCGCTGCCATACACGCCAGCGTGCTACCTTTCCAGACCGAGTTCAAGCACCTGTTCAGTATGGAGAAGGTTTTACAGCTTGGACGGCTTACTTGAATGTATATCAGCTTCTGCCACTGGATCGCATCTCGCGATTGTTTTCCGATCTGACCGGTTACCATCCTAGCGAAGCGACGCTGTTGGCACAGATCAAGACGATGGCATCCGTTGTAGCGGATCAAGAGCCGGTTATTCGAACGCATCTTCTCAAGCAGCCTTTCATTCACTGCGATGAAACACCGATGCGCTTGAATGGCAAACAACAGTATCTCCATACGCACTCCAACGCCGAATGGACCTTGTTAGCCATGCACGCAAGGCGATGTGGGCCGGCGCTTGTAGACATGGGCGTATTGCCTTCTTACACCGGTATCGCGGTTCATGACTGTCTGAATTCCTACTTCAAGCCAGAGTTTAAGTTCACGCACGCTTTGTGTAACGCGCACTTGTTGCGCGAATGCCAAGGGATCGCGGAGCATGACCATCATAAGTGGGCATCCGACATGAAGGAACTACTCCAAAGAAGTTGGTCGCTAGCCAAGGAGGCTCGTGCGTTAGACATCCCCTTGTCGGATCAGGTTCTCAACGAGATTGATCTACGCTTCGACACCATTTTGGAACTCGGAAAAACCGAATGGACGAAAGATGCGGTGCGTGAAAAAACAGGGCCTCGAGGACGGAAGTGCAAAAGCAAAGCAGCTAATCTTGGGCAGCGATTCGAGCTCCACAAAGCGTCGATTCTTCGCTTTCTTTACGATGCCCGCATCCCTTTTGACAACAACCAGGCTGAACGAGACATCCGTATGTCCAAGGTGAAACAGAAGATTTCTGGATGCTTCCGTACGGCGACTGGCGGCGAACAATTTGCAAGTATTCGTGGCTTTATTTCCACTCTCCTCAAACAGAATCTTCCTTTACATGCCTCACTCGTATCAGCACTCCGTGGTAATTTCCAATTCAAGACTACCTGA
- a CDS encoding metal-dependent hydrolase, producing MQIIYHGHSCIQLITNGKSLLIDPFLRGNPIAVTKPEDIRTDYILLTHAHTDHILDAEPIAQANDATVVATFELAMYMSSRKNLKTIDMNIGGTVDLGFAKAKMIQAFHSSGIFLEEGQIIYGGMPAGFIIQAEGLTLLHAGDTALFSDMKMIGDRNKIDVAFLPIGDHYTMGPDDALQAAEWFGARMVIPIHYDSFPPIRQDAEAFVKRLEAQDQQGRVLAPGEKFEITKGK from the coding sequence ATGCAAATCATTTATCACGGGCATTCTTGCATTCAACTGATTACGAACGGCAAATCTCTGCTGATCGATCCTTTTCTGAGAGGGAATCCGATAGCGGTAACGAAGCCGGAGGATATCCGAACCGATTATATTTTGCTTACGCATGCGCACACCGACCATATTCTCGATGCGGAACCGATCGCGCAGGCGAACGACGCGACGGTCGTTGCGACTTTCGAACTGGCGATGTACATGTCCTCCCGGAAAAACCTCAAAACGATCGACATGAACATCGGAGGAACGGTCGATCTGGGATTCGCCAAAGCGAAGATGATCCAAGCTTTCCATAGTTCGGGCATCTTCCTGGAAGAGGGTCAAATCATTTATGGCGGCATGCCGGCCGGATTTATCATTCAAGCCGAAGGATTGACGCTGCTTCATGCCGGGGATACCGCTTTGTTCTCGGATATGAAGATGATCGGCGATAGAAACAAAATCGACGTCGCCTTCCTCCCGATCGGCGACCATTACACGATGGGACCGGACGATGCGCTCCAAGCAGCCGAATGGTTCGGCGCAAGAATGGTCATCCCTATCCACTATGACTCTTTCCCGCCCATCCGCCAAGATGCCGAAGCTTTCGTGAAGCGACTGGAAGCCCAAGATCAGCAAGGACGCGTTCTCGCGCCCGGAGAGAAGTTCGAGATTACCAAAGGAAAATGA